From a single Sinorhizobium sp. RAC02 genomic region:
- a CDS encoding ABC transporter permease: MQHGTRGPWALAFVRLRRNGAAMVSLTVFLIIVLSCLSAPLYARWAGVDPFTSTLDAVIMVNGVEVPVMEASTEGLGLGYTPIGPTWELGNYFLGADSQGRDVMARLLYGGLNSLMIAAAATIFTLTVGTTAGLVAGYFGGITDTILSRLLDILWAFPIYLLAISLSIVTITSGISIGPILIESGSLWLPIIIIGIVYIPYVARPIRGQVLALRGSEFVLAAINLGVPGWRILWRDIQPNITTTLIVFVPLMMALNMLTESALSFLSIGVQPPAASWGTIIQDGQALLYTRPLVALAPGLAIAVSVMVLNVFGDGLRDALDPRSKVRLGRT, encoded by the coding sequence ATGCAGCACGGGACGCGAGGGCCATGGGCCCTCGCTTTCGTGCGATTGAGGCGCAACGGGGCCGCCATGGTGTCCCTGACGGTATTTCTCATCATCGTCCTTTCCTGTCTCAGCGCGCCGCTCTACGCGCGCTGGGCGGGCGTGGACCCGTTCACCTCGACCCTTGACGCTGTCATCATGGTCAACGGGGTCGAGGTTCCGGTGATGGAAGCCTCGACGGAAGGGCTCGGGCTCGGCTACACGCCGATCGGTCCCACCTGGGAGCTCGGCAACTACTTCCTCGGCGCGGACAGCCAGGGCCGCGACGTCATGGCCCGCCTTCTCTATGGCGGGCTCAACTCCCTGATGATCGCGGCAGCCGCCACCATCTTCACGCTAACCGTCGGCACGACGGCCGGCCTCGTCGCCGGCTATTTCGGCGGAATTACCGACACCATCCTGTCGCGCCTGCTCGACATTCTCTGGGCCTTCCCGATCTACCTGCTGGCGATATCGCTTTCCATCGTCACCATCACCTCCGGCATCTCGATCGGGCCGATCCTCATCGAATCCGGCAGTCTCTGGCTGCCGATCATCATCATCGGCATCGTCTACATTCCCTATGTCGCGCGTCCCATCCGCGGCCAGGTCCTCGCGCTGCGCGGCAGCGAGTTCGTGCTGGCCGCCATCAATCTCGGCGTGCCCGGCTGGCGCATCCTCTGGCGCGACATCCAGCCGAACATCACCACGACGCTCATCGTCTTCGTGCCGCTGATGATGGCCCTGAACATGCTGACGGAATCGGCCCTCTCCTTCCTGTCGATCGGCGTGCAGCCGCCGGCGGCAAGCTGGGGCACCATCATCCAGGATGGGCAGGCGCTGCTTTATACCCGTCCGCTCGTGGCGCTCGCGCCGGGCCTGGCAATCGCCGTCTCCGTGATGGTTCTCAACGTTTTCGGCGACGGCCTGCGCGATGCGCTCGACCCGCGCTCGAAAGTTCGACTGGGGCGCACCTGA
- a CDS encoding dipeptide ABC transporter ATP-binding protein, whose protein sequence is MTDNDRPILETRALGKRFSIGTRFSAEGRRTVHAVDNVSIAVRRGETLGLVGESGCGKSTLARCLVRLYDVSDGKLLFEDEDITSKPLRELRPLRRRLQMVFQDPSASLNPRRRVGDLVGEPLRIHTKLSAAEIDRRVGELFEIVGLLPDHVGRYPHEFSGGQRQRVGIARAIALNPDLVVLDEPVSALDVSVQAQIVNLLADLQEKLNLTYIFIAHDLSVVRQVSTRIAVMYLGSIVEEGPAEAVFAAPAHPYSQALISAVPIVEKTPGGTRKRILLTGDVPSPLNPPSGCRFHPRCPIAKERCRTERPELISHGTGRKVACHFPTI, encoded by the coding sequence ATGACAGACAACGACCGGCCGATCCTCGAGACGCGCGCGCTCGGAAAACGCTTCTCGATCGGCACACGGTTTTCCGCGGAAGGCCGGCGGACTGTGCATGCGGTCGACAACGTCTCGATTGCCGTGCGGCGCGGGGAGACCCTCGGCCTCGTCGGGGAATCAGGGTGCGGCAAGTCCACCCTCGCCCGCTGCCTTGTTCGGCTCTACGATGTCTCCGACGGCAAGCTGCTGTTTGAAGACGAGGACATCACCTCCAAGCCGCTTCGCGAACTGCGGCCACTGCGCCGGCGCCTGCAGATGGTCTTCCAGGACCCGTCCGCCTCGCTCAATCCACGCCGTCGCGTGGGCGACCTGGTCGGCGAGCCGCTGCGCATCCACACGAAACTCTCGGCTGCGGAAATCGACCGGCGCGTCGGAGAACTGTTCGAGATCGTCGGCCTGCTGCCCGACCATGTCGGGCGCTATCCGCACGAGTTTTCCGGCGGGCAGCGTCAGCGCGTCGGCATTGCGCGAGCCATCGCGCTCAATCCCGACCTCGTCGTGCTGGATGAACCCGTTTCCGCGCTCGACGTCTCGGTGCAGGCGCAGATCGTCAATCTGCTCGCCGATCTCCAAGAAAAGCTGAACCTCACCTACATCTTCATCGCCCACGACCTGTCGGTGGTGCGTCAGGTCTCGACCCGCATCGCCGTCATGTATCTCGGTTCGATCGTGGAGGAAGGGCCTGCCGAAGCGGTCTTCGCCGCGCCGGCCCATCCCTACAGTCAGGCGCTCATTTCGGCGGTTCCGATCGTCGAGAAGACGCCCGGCGGCACGCGCAAACGCATTCTTCTGACGGGAGATGTGCCAAGCCCGCTCAACCCACCCTCCGGTTGCCGCTTCCATCCCCGCTGTCCGATCGCCAAGGAGCGCTGCCGCACCGAGCGGCCCGAACTCATCTCTCACGGTACCGGCCGAAAGGTCGCCTGCCATTTCCCGACGATCTGA
- a CDS encoding transporter substrate-binding domain-containing protein, which produces MLNRFGKIVITTLGIALAASAAGAEEQTRTITVATEGAYAPWNFTEAGGKLAGYEIDMLADICPRMKVKCEVIVQDWDGLIPSLNAGKFDAIVAGMLQTEEREKVITFSRNYGTGSAAFLVRKDSTLANMPVGKQIDMGKDKEAAKDAAAEMLPFMDGMVIGAQGSTTAGQIMAELFPTIEFREYKTTEQHDLDLEAGRVDGVMASPVALDKALEKIGADQVAFAGTEFTGGPLGGGQSVGLRKDDADLKKLFDDAINAAIADGTLSRLAIKWFKRDISPKT; this is translated from the coding sequence ATGTTGAACAGGTTTGGTAAAATAGTCATCACCACTCTCGGCATCGCGCTTGCGGCATCCGCGGCCGGCGCCGAGGAGCAGACGCGCACCATCACGGTCGCGACGGAAGGCGCCTACGCGCCCTGGAACTTCACCGAGGCCGGCGGCAAGCTGGCCGGCTACGAGATCGACATGCTCGCGGACATCTGCCCGCGCATGAAGGTCAAGTGCGAGGTCATCGTGCAGGACTGGGACGGCCTGATCCCGTCGCTGAACGCCGGCAAGTTCGATGCCATCGTTGCCGGCATGCTGCAGACCGAGGAGCGGGAAAAGGTCATCACCTTCTCGCGCAACTACGGCACCGGCTCGGCCGCCTTCCTCGTGCGCAAGGATTCGACGCTCGCCAACATGCCGGTCGGCAAGCAGATCGACATGGGCAAGGACAAGGAAGCGGCGAAGGATGCCGCCGCGGAGATGCTGCCCTTCATGGATGGCATGGTGATCGGTGCCCAGGGCTCGACGACCGCGGGCCAGATCATGGCCGAACTCTTCCCGACCATCGAGTTCCGCGAGTACAAGACCACCGAGCAGCACGACCTCGACCTGGAAGCCGGCCGTGTCGATGGCGTCATGGCGTCACCCGTCGCGCTCGACAAGGCCCTCGAAAAGATCGGCGCCGACCAGGTAGCCTTCGCCGGCACCGAGTTCACCGGCGGCCCGCTCGGCGGCGGCCAGTCGGTCGGCCTGCGCAAGGACGATGCCGACCTGAAAAAGCTGTTCGACGACGCGATCAATGCCGCCATCGCCGACGGCACCCTGTCGCGCCTCGCCATCAAATGGTTCAAGCGGGATATCTCGCCGAAGACGTAA
- a CDS encoding ABC transporter substrate-binding protein — MKKLLLTASAVALMAGTWLAPAQAEYLQEHRGGTMRLLARSAAGTLDPHINYTSQGWQMYQPIYDGLVTFRKAEGMDGFTVVADLAEAMPDISNDGKTFTFKLRKGIKFSTGQEVGVKDVVASFQRIFKVSGPTSGTFYAGIVGADKCLADTKSCTLEGGVVGDEAAGTITINLTKPDAEFLYKLALPHAATLPADTPAEDAGSVPIPSTGPYMISAFDPNKGMTVSRNPHFKQWSEEAQPDGYPDVVQYDFGLSEEAAVTAIQNGEADWMFDSLPSDRLAEVGTKYTEQLHIAPLSAWWYAPLNTRLAPFDNVKARQAVAFAIDRNALVKLFGGKVLASPVCQILPPDFPGHVDYCPYTKDPGAKWSAPDVEKAKQLVDESGTKGQKVTVIVEDTAVSRSIGVYLQSVLTSIGYVADVKPISANIQFTYIQNTNNKVQMSVTQWYKDYPAASNFLNILFGCASFREGSDASINIAGFCDKDIDAKMQKALDLGVTDQKAADVLWSEIDKQVTDQAPAIGLFTPKRLDFVSKRLGNFKFNRQFDWMITQSWVQ; from the coding sequence ATGAAAAAACTACTTCTGACGGCATCGGCCGTCGCTCTCATGGCTGGCACTTGGCTGGCCCCGGCGCAGGCCGAATATCTCCAGGAACATCGCGGCGGCACAATGCGGCTTCTCGCCAGATCGGCGGCCGGCACGCTCGACCCGCACATCAACTACACGTCCCAAGGCTGGCAGATGTACCAGCCGATCTATGATGGCCTCGTCACCTTCCGCAAGGCCGAGGGCATGGACGGGTTCACGGTCGTGGCCGACCTCGCCGAGGCGATGCCGGACATCAGCAACGACGGCAAGACTTTCACCTTCAAGCTGCGCAAGGGCATCAAGTTCTCGACCGGCCAGGAAGTCGGCGTGAAGGATGTGGTTGCCTCGTTCCAGCGTATCTTCAAGGTCTCCGGCCCAACCTCCGGCACCTTCTATGCCGGCATCGTGGGTGCCGACAAATGCCTTGCCGACACCAAGAGCTGCACGCTGGAAGGCGGCGTGGTGGGTGATGAAGCCGCTGGCACGATCACCATCAACCTCACGAAGCCGGACGCCGAGTTCCTCTACAAGCTCGCCCTGCCCCACGCTGCGACTCTGCCGGCCGACACGCCGGCCGAAGACGCGGGCTCCGTGCCGATCCCGAGCACCGGCCCCTACATGATCTCCGCCTTCGACCCCAACAAGGGCATGACCGTCTCGCGCAATCCGCATTTCAAGCAGTGGAGCGAAGAGGCCCAGCCGGACGGCTATCCTGACGTCGTGCAATATGACTTCGGCCTCTCGGAAGAGGCCGCGGTGACGGCGATCCAGAACGGCGAGGCGGACTGGATGTTCGATTCGCTGCCGAGCGACCGTCTTGCCGAAGTCGGCACTAAATACACCGAGCAGCTGCACATCGCGCCGCTTTCAGCCTGGTGGTATGCGCCGCTCAACACGCGCCTTGCACCGTTCGACAATGTGAAGGCCCGCCAGGCCGTCGCCTTCGCCATCGATCGCAACGCGCTGGTCAAGCTGTTCGGCGGCAAGGTGCTCGCCTCGCCGGTTTGCCAGATTCTGCCGCCGGACTTCCCCGGCCACGTGGACTATTGCCCCTACACGAAGGATCCCGGTGCCAAGTGGTCGGCACCCGATGTCGAGAAGGCCAAGCAGCTGGTCGATGAATCGGGCACCAAGGGCCAGAAGGTGACGGTCATCGTCGAGGACACCGCCGTCTCGCGCTCCATCGGCGTCTACCTGCAGAGCGTGCTGACCAGCATCGGCTACGTCGCCGACGTCAAGCCGATCTCCGCCAACATCCAGTTCACCTATATCCAGAACACCAACAACAAGGTGCAGATGTCGGTGACCCAGTGGTACAAGGATTATCCGGCGGCTTCGAACTTCCTGAACATCCTGTTCGGCTGCGCTTCCTTCCGCGAGGGCTCGGACGCCTCGATCAACATCGCCGGCTTCTGCGACAAGGACATCGATGCCAAGATGCAGAAGGCGCTGGATCTCGGCGTCACCGACCAGAAGGCGGCCGACGTTCTGTGGAGCGAAATCGACAAGCAGGTCACCGACCAGGCGCCGGCCATTGGCCTCTTCACGCCGAAGCGGCTCGACTTCGTCAGCAAGCGCCTCGGAAACTTCAAGTTCAACCGCCAGTTCGACTGGATGATCACCCAGTCCTGGGTACAGTAA
- a CDS encoding proline iminopeptidase-family hydrolase, which translates to MSSTINSTEGRAPFRGYETWYRISGDLGGDKLPVVILHGGPGVAYNYVDAYKLLARDGRAVIHYDQLGCGNSTLLPEKGADFWTPQLFIDELENLVDHLGIRGGFHVLGQSWGGMLGAEYAVLRPEGLTSLTIANSPASMTLWVAEANRLRADLPQDVQDTLTRHEVAGTTDHPDYQAATTAFYERHVCRVVPFPPEVTASFEQAARNPTVYTLMNGPNEFHVIGTLKTWSIIDRLPAIDTPTLIISGRYDEATPATVQPFKDGIKGAHWEIFEHSSHMPHVEEQDACMRVVGNFLNQHDK; encoded by the coding sequence ATGTCGTCGACGATTAACAGCACTGAAGGCCGGGCGCCGTTCAGGGGATATGAAACCTGGTACCGCATCAGTGGCGACCTTGGCGGCGACAAGCTGCCGGTGGTGATCCTGCATGGCGGGCCCGGCGTCGCGTACAATTATGTCGATGCCTACAAGTTGCTCGCCCGCGATGGGCGGGCCGTCATCCACTACGACCAGCTGGGATGCGGCAACTCGACCCTGCTGCCGGAAAAGGGAGCGGATTTCTGGACGCCGCAGCTCTTCATCGACGAATTGGAAAACCTCGTCGATCACCTCGGCATTCGCGGCGGTTTCCATGTGCTCGGCCAGAGCTGGGGCGGCATGCTGGGCGCGGAATATGCCGTGCTGCGGCCGGAAGGGCTTACCTCGCTCACCATCGCCAATTCGCCCGCCTCCATGACGCTCTGGGTCGCGGAGGCGAACCGGCTGCGCGCCGACCTGCCGCAAGACGTGCAGGACACGTTGACCCGGCACGAAGTGGCGGGCACGACGGACCATCCCGATTATCAGGCGGCGACCACGGCCTTCTACGAGCGGCACGTCTGTCGCGTCGTGCCGTTTCCCCCCGAGGTGACGGCAAGTTTCGAACAGGCCGCGCGCAATCCCACCGTCTATACGCTGATGAACGGGCCGAACGAGTTCCACGTCATCGGCACCCTGAAGACCTGGAGCATCATCGACCGCCTGCCGGCCATCGACACGCCGACGCTGATCATCTCAGGACGCTACGACGAAGCCACGCCCGCGACCGTGCAGCCCTTCAAGGACGGTATCAAGGGCGCGCACTGGGAGATATTCGAGCATTCCAGCCACATGCCCCACGTTGAGGAACAGGATGCATGCATGCGGGTGGTGGGAAATTTCCTCAATCAGCACGACAAATAG
- a CDS encoding ABC transporter permease — translation MIYAILRRFGQMLFVMFGISVIVFLIFFATPGSDPAARIAGRNASPEVLEAVRHSFGFDRPLYVQYGLMMQKLFITGDLTSFVNRGWKVVPAVFDAIPVTLSLVFGAAILWVVVSVIIGIVAAATRDSWLDKLLMALGLIGISMPVYWLGEVMNLITQSRYHDSWLFSWVPPLGYKPLMSDPKGWFLTLVIPWITLAVLYIGIYGRVLRAAIIESMQEDFIRTARAKGLSETRILLRHGLRTSLISFVTLFGLDFGALVGGSALLTEVVFGLNGIGKLTYDAMQNLDLPMIMTTVMYASMFVVIANAVVDFVYILLDPRVRTS, via the coding sequence ATGATCTACGCCATCCTGCGCCGCTTCGGTCAGATGCTGTTCGTGATGTTCGGCATTTCCGTCATCGTCTTCCTGATCTTCTTCGCCACGCCGGGATCCGATCCTGCCGCGCGCATTGCCGGGCGCAATGCCTCTCCCGAGGTGCTGGAGGCGGTTCGCCACTCCTTCGGCTTCGACCGGCCGCTCTACGTGCAATACGGCCTGATGATGCAGAAGCTCTTCATCACCGGCGATCTCACCTCCTTCGTCAACCGCGGCTGGAAAGTGGTGCCGGCGGTGTTCGACGCCATTCCGGTCACCCTGTCGCTCGTCTTCGGCGCGGCGATCCTCTGGGTGGTCGTCTCGGTGATCATCGGCATCGTCGCGGCAGCGACGCGCGACAGCTGGCTGGACAAGCTGCTGATGGCGCTCGGCCTCATCGGCATCTCCATGCCGGTCTACTGGCTCGGCGAGGTGATGAACCTCATCACCCAGAGCCGCTATCATGACAGCTGGCTGTTCTCCTGGGTGCCGCCGCTCGGCTACAAGCCATTGATGAGCGACCCGAAGGGCTGGTTCCTCACCCTGGTCATTCCGTGGATCACGCTGGCCGTGCTCTATATCGGCATCTACGGGCGCGTGCTGCGCGCGGCGATCATCGAATCCATGCAGGAGGATTTCATCCGCACCGCCCGGGCCAAAGGCCTGTCGGAAACCCGCATCCTGCTGCGCCACGGCCTGCGCACCTCGCTGATCTCCTTCGTCACCCTGTTCGGTCTGGATTTCGGTGCGCTGGTGGGCGGTTCGGCTCTCCTGACCGAGGTGGTCTTCGGCCTCAACGGCATCGGCAAGCTCACCTATGACGCGATGCAGAACCTCGACCTGCCGATGATCATGACGACCGTCATGTATGCCTCGATGTTCGTGGTGATCGCCAATGCGGTGGTCGATTTCGTCTATATCCTTCTCGATCCCCGTGTGAGGACGTCATGA
- a CDS encoding amidohydrolase family protein, which produces MSTEFALINVRPNGAAAKDVVIRDGRIAEILPHGSRPLAAAIPVVDGEGLLMLPGLVDAHTHLDKTLLGMPWYRNDVGLELIDLIENERRMKRELGIDPARQSAAQIERSVANGTSHIRTHVDIDTEYGLAGLEGVLASRERYRDIVDIEIVAFPQSGMLIRPGTVELMEQAMRAGADVVGGLDPSGVDRDPKGHLDTIFAMAERHGKPVDIHLHEPDALGVFAIELIVERTKALGMADRVTVSHGFCLGMLADRPLARLGGMMAEAGVHLMTKGGAASPRPPVLDLSDMGVKICSGSDGVRDTWQPFGNADMLDRAAIVSQRNDFINDIHIELALGLCTHGGARTMALQGYGLEPGCDATFFLVRAETPADAVASRPVRRSVYRKGIPVAKDGALVGA; this is translated from the coding sequence ATGTCGACTGAATTTGCTCTCATCAATGTGAGGCCGAACGGAGCGGCGGCGAAGGACGTGGTGATCCGCGATGGGCGGATCGCCGAAATCCTTCCGCACGGTTCCCGTCCCCTTGCGGCGGCGATCCCCGTCGTCGACGGCGAAGGCCTGCTCATGCTGCCGGGCCTCGTCGATGCCCATACCCATCTCGACAAGACGCTGCTCGGCATGCCCTGGTATCGCAACGATGTCGGTCTGGAGCTGATCGACCTCATCGAGAACGAGCGGCGGATGAAGCGCGAGCTCGGCATCGATCCCGCGCGCCAGTCGGCCGCACAGATCGAGCGTTCCGTGGCCAACGGCACCAGCCATATCCGCACCCATGTCGATATCGATACGGAATACGGCCTTGCCGGGCTCGAAGGCGTGCTTGCCTCGCGTGAACGCTACCGCGACATTGTCGATATCGAAATCGTCGCCTTCCCGCAGAGCGGCATGCTGATCCGCCCCGGCACGGTTGAGCTGATGGAACAGGCGATGCGCGCGGGCGCCGACGTGGTGGGTGGCCTCGATCCGTCTGGCGTCGACCGCGACCCCAAGGGCCATCTCGACACGATCTTTGCGATGGCCGAGCGGCATGGAAAACCGGTCGACATCCACCTGCACGAACCCGACGCCCTCGGTGTCTTCGCCATCGAACTCATCGTGGAGCGCACGAAGGCTCTCGGCATGGCGGACCGGGTGACGGTCAGCCATGGCTTCTGCCTCGGCATGCTGGCCGACAGGCCGCTGGCGCGGCTCGGCGGCATGATGGCGGAGGCCGGCGTGCACCTGATGACCAAGGGTGGTGCGGCGAGCCCACGGCCGCCGGTGCTCGATCTCAGCGACATGGGCGTGAAAATCTGCTCGGGCAGTGACGGCGTGCGCGACACCTGGCAGCCCTTCGGCAATGCCGACATGCTCGATCGCGCGGCCATCGTCTCGCAGCGCAACGACTTCATCAACGACATTCATATCGAACTGGCACTCGGCCTGTGCACCCATGGCGGCGCGCGTACCATGGCCCTTCAAGGTTACGGCCTGGAGCCCGGCTGCGACGCCACCTTCTTTCTGGTGCGGGCCGAAACGCCGGCCGACGCCGTCGCATCCCGTCCCGTCCGCCGGTCTGTCTACCGCAAGGGTATCCCCGTCGCGAAGGACGGTGCGCTCGTCGGCGCCTGA
- a CDS encoding ABC transporter ATP-binding protein, whose translation MMLSVRDLKVTFRTEGGLVRAIDGVSFDLDQGEILGVVGESGSGKTVSLLAVMGLITDPNATIEGSIRYKGQELIGLPARELRHLRGREIAMIFQDPMTALTPVYTIGWQIAEQIRAHEKISKAKALARVEELLAEVNFPNPREAMSRYPHQLSGGMRQRAVIAMALSCNPALLVADEPTTALDVTVQAGILDLVRKLRATHNSAVVFITHDMGVVSELADRVMVMYAGRVVERGNRAALFSDPRHPYTRALLGSIPPLTGDKPHRLPAIPGSPPSLLRLPQGCAFAPRCPLSYDPCRTEKPALPHGPHAAACFREVQA comes from the coding sequence ATGATGCTCTCCGTGCGCGACCTCAAGGTAACGTTTCGCACCGAAGGCGGCCTGGTGCGGGCCATCGATGGTGTCTCCTTCGATCTCGATCAGGGCGAAATCCTCGGCGTCGTCGGTGAATCCGGCTCCGGCAAGACCGTCTCGCTTCTGGCGGTCATGGGGCTCATCACGGATCCCAACGCCACGATCGAGGGCTCGATCCGCTACAAGGGCCAGGAACTGATCGGCCTGCCAGCGCGCGAGTTGCGGCATCTGCGCGGCCGCGAGATCGCCATGATCTTCCAGGATCCGATGACGGCCCTGACGCCTGTCTATACGATCGGCTGGCAGATCGCCGAACAGATCCGCGCCCACGAGAAGATCAGCAAGGCGAAAGCGCTGGCGCGGGTGGAGGAACTGTTGGCGGAGGTGAACTTCCCCAATCCACGCGAGGCCATGTCGCGCTATCCGCACCAGCTTTCCGGCGGCATGCGCCAGCGCGCGGTCATCGCCATGGCGCTGTCGTGCAATCCGGCGCTGCTTGTCGCCGACGAGCCGACGACGGCGCTCGACGTCACCGTGCAGGCCGGCATCCTCGATCTCGTGCGCAAGCTGCGTGCCACCCACAATTCCGCGGTCGTCTTCATCACGCACGATATGGGCGTGGTATCCGAACTCGCCGACCGGGTCATGGTCATGTATGCGGGCCGTGTGGTGGAGCGCGGCAACCGGGCGGCGTTGTTCTCCGATCCGCGCCATCCCTATACACGCGCGCTGCTCGGCTCGATCCCGCCGCTGACCGGCGACAAGCCGCATCGCCTGCCGGCCATTCCCGGCTCGCCACCCTCGCTGCTGCGCCTGCCGCAGGGCTGCGCTTTCGCCCCGCGATGTCCTTTGAGCTACGACCCCTGCCGCACTGAAAAACCGGCCCTCCCCCATGGTCCGCACGCTGCCGCGTGCTTCCGGGAGGTGCAAGCATGA
- a CDS encoding FAD-dependent oxidoreductase has product MHQSSGSSPRSESQRPDVDVLVLGAGIIGVSVALHLQKRGKSVLLVDRRAPGEETSYGNAGLIERASVIPYGFPREIATLLKYATNRSADVRFHWRFLPKVLPWLARFWLESSARRLRRAALDMLPLIERSLLEHTALMAEAGIQYRARRTGWIEAYRSEGAFSAAKRAARALDEFGIRYDFLDPQELSVREPHLMGQFAGAVHWLDPATTADPGGLVVDYAALFTRRGGAVVRGDATSLAADEGGWSLVADGRRINAREAVVALGPWSDTVYKPLGYRVPLAVKRGYHVHIEPAGDAVLNHPVVDVERGYLLAPMARGIRLTTGIEFAHRDEPATPVQINQTEPHARAIFPLGRRIEPEPWMGARPCLPDMRPIIGPAPRHKGLWFAFGHNHHGLTLGPVTGRLLAEMMTGETPFADPAPYAMSRFG; this is encoded by the coding sequence ATGCATCAATCATCCGGATCGTCCCCCCGTTCAGAGAGCCAGCGTCCTGATGTGGATGTTTTGGTGCTCGGCGCCGGCATTATCGGCGTCTCGGTGGCGCTCCACCTGCAGAAGCGCGGCAAATCAGTGCTGCTGGTCGACCGCCGCGCGCCGGGTGAGGAGACGAGCTATGGCAATGCCGGGCTCATCGAGCGGGCGAGCGTCATTCCCTACGGATTTCCACGCGAAATCGCAACACTGTTGAAATATGCGACGAACCGTTCCGCCGATGTGCGCTTCCACTGGCGGTTTCTGCCAAAAGTCCTTCCGTGGCTCGCCCGTTTCTGGTTGGAATCCTCCGCCCGACGCTTGCGCCGTGCCGCGCTCGACATGCTGCCGCTTATCGAACGTTCGCTCCTCGAACATACCGCGCTGATGGCCGAGGCCGGCATTCAGTACCGGGCGCGGCGCACCGGGTGGATAGAGGCCTATCGCAGCGAAGGGGCGTTTTCCGCGGCCAAGCGCGCGGCGCGCGCGCTGGATGAATTCGGCATTCGCTACGATTTCCTCGACCCGCAGGAGCTTTCCGTCCGAGAGCCGCATCTGATGGGCCAGTTTGCAGGAGCCGTCCATTGGCTCGACCCCGCCACGACCGCCGATCCCGGCGGGCTGGTGGTAGACTATGCCGCACTCTTCACCCGCCGCGGTGGTGCGGTGGTCCGGGGCGATGCGACGAGCCTTGCCGCAGACGAAGGCGGATGGAGCCTTGTCGCGGACGGCCGCCGCATTAACGCCCGTGAGGCCGTGGTGGCGCTCGGGCCGTGGTCGGATACGGTTTACAAGCCGCTCGGCTACCGCGTGCCGCTCGCCGTCAAGCGTGGCTATCACGTGCATATCGAGCCGGCCGGCGATGCCGTGCTCAACCATCCGGTTGTCGATGTAGAACGTGGCTATCTGCTCGCGCCGATGGCGCGGGGCATCCGCCTGACGACGGGCATCGAGTTCGCCCACCGCGACGAGCCGGCAACGCCGGTCCAGATCAACCAGACCGAACCCCATGCCCGCGCAATCTTTCCGCTCGGCCGGCGCATCGAGCCGGAGCCCTGGATGGGCGCGCGGCCCTGCCTGCCGGACATGCGCCCGATCATTGGCCCGGCGCCGCGCCACAAGGGCCTGTGGTTCGCCTTCGGCCACAATCACCACGGCCTGACGCTCGGCCCCGTCACTGGGCGGTTGCTGGCGGAAATGATGACCGGCGAAACACCCTTCGCCGATCCCGCACCCTACGCCATGAGCCGTTTCGGCTGA